One genomic window of Tachypleus tridentatus isolate NWPU-2018 chromosome 12, ASM421037v1, whole genome shotgun sequence includes the following:
- the LOC143235421 gene encoding sulfotransferase 1C4-like, with amino-acid sequence MINFTAGCLFIYFLLSIPVDIFCRLRNLLKQYADHWCSTLKNLFNPTSKNILPKYKIIEGRRYPPLLPSHYWYTAIKYKPKPDDVFICTYPKSGTTWMQQIVLLILNKGERHENYMDFVKRTPFLEAMGSESIMDMPARGPIKTHLPFHLIPYSSEAKYIYIIRNPKDCCVSFYHHTKMIPMYRFQKGSFETFFELFIKGETDFGDYFDHLLSWYPHRSNPNVLFLTYEWMKEHHREAVLKVADFIGKEYHEMLIKNEGLLQRILHYSSLEYMKQSTNKDLEDFFNTNPFKIIFGRSTPSFLRFGLLRAGLGDLKKPKKVDFVRKGQVGDWRQYFTHEQSRRFDAKVKALTAGTDIVSHWNDCL; translated from the exons atgattaattttaCAGCTGGGTGTCTTTTTATCTATTTTCTACTTTCCATTCCCGTGGATATTTTTTGTCGCCTGCGGAATCTGTTGAAACAATACGCCGACCACTGGTGCAG tACCCTGAAGAATCTTTTCAACCCTACATCCAAGAATATTCTCCCTAAATACAAAATTATCGAAGGTAGGAGATACCCACCCTTGTTACCAAGTCACTATTGGTATACTGCTATAAAGTATAAACCCAAACCTGATGACGTGTTTATTTGTACCTATCCCAAGAGCGGAACAACATGGATGCAACAGATTGTATTATTAATTCTCAACAAAGGGGAAAGACACGAAAATTACATGGATTTTGTTAAACGGACCCCATTTCTTGAAGCAATGGGTAGCGAAAGTATCATGGATATGCCCGCTCGTGGTCCAATCAAAACTCATCTACCGTTCCACCTCATACCTTACTCCTCAGAAGccaagtatatttatataattcggAACCCTAAGGATTGCTGTGTCTCGTTTTACCATCACACCAAGATGATCCCCATGTACCGCTTCCAGAAAGGCTCATTTGAAACCTTTTTTGAACTATTTATCAAAGGAGAAACAGATTTTGGGGATTACTTTGACCACTTATTGTCGTGGTATCCTCATCGAAGTAATCCCAACGTTCTCTTTCTAACTTATGAATGGATGAAAGAGCATCATCGCGAAGCGGTTTTAAAAGTGGCTGATTTCATTGGTAAAGAATACCACGAAATGCTGATTAAAAACGAAGGACTTCTACAACGTATTCTGCACTACAGCAGTTTAGAATACATGAAGCAGTCAACGAACAAAGACTTGGAAGATTTTTTCAACACAAatccatttaaaataattttcggACGCTCTACCCCATCGTTTCTTCGCTTCGGGTTGTTAAGAGCCGGTCTTGGAGATTTAAAGAAGCCAAAGAAAGTCGATTTTGTTAGGAAAGGTCAGGTAGGTGACTGGAGGCAGTATTTTACCCATGAACAGTCTAGACGTTTCGACGCCAAAGTTAAAGCTCTTACTGCAGGAACTGATATTGTAAGTCACTGGAACGATTGCCTCTAA
- the LOC143235416 gene encoding sulfotransferase 1B1-like codes for MATSEEKTVESSLYYIHGIYFPAMFRKENIENIISMKPRDDDIFVVTYPKCGTTWMTYIIWEILNKGAPLPSANSLLFLLAPFLDLSGTEVAERMESPRLFRTHLPYRLVPKNHSTKYVYVTRNPFDCCVSLYHHMKGVKRHGGSFEDFFEDFIKGKAGYGDYFDHLKEGYCHRNDPNFLFVTYEGMKQDPKGHILKVAKFIGAEHLKSIQENEEMFERILKNTTFSNVKETQEMFVPRIPGHVLSKKDDLSTHIKLNFFRKGVIGDWKNHFSLEQKERLEKRMKEKLDGTEIPSLWEGIL; via the coding sequence atgGCGACTTCGGAAGAGAAAACAGTGGAGTCATCACTCTATTATATACACGGTATTTACTTTCCTGCGATGTTTAGAAaggaaaacattgaaaatatcaTATCCATGAAGCCTCGAGATGATGACATCTTTGTGGTTACTTACCCTAAGTGTGGAACAACCTGGATGACTTATATTATATGGGAAATACTTAATAAAGGAGCACCACTTCCTTCCGCTAATTCTTTGTTGTTTCTTCTTGCTCCTTTTCTGGATTTAAGTGGAACAGAGGTAGCAGAAAGAATGGAATCTCCTCGTCTTTTTCGCACCCATCTACCTTACCGATTGGTCCCAAAAAATCATTCTACAAAATACGTCTATGTCACGAGAAATCCCTTTGATTGTTGTGTTTCTCTTTATCACCATATGAAGGGAGTGAAACGGCACGGTGGAAGCTTTGAAGATTTCTTCGAAGATTTTATTAAGGGCAAAGCTGGATATGGTGATTACTTTGATCATTTGAAAGAAGGATATTGTCACAGGAATGACCcgaattttctttttgttaccTATGAAGGAATGAAGCAGGACCCCAAAGGTCATATACTAAAGGTTGCAAAGTTTATTGGTGCAGAGCAtctgaaatccatacaagaaaaTGAAGAAATGTTCGAgagaattttgaaaaatactacTTTCTCAAATGTGAAAGAAACCCAAGAAATGTTTGTTCCGAGAATTCCAGGTCACGTTTTATCCAAAAAAGATGATCTATCAACTCATATCAAGCTAAATTTCTTCAGGAAGGGAGTAATTGGAGACTGGAAAAACCATTTCTCTCTGGAACAAAAAGAACGGTTAGAAAAACGGATGAAGGAGAAACTGGATGGCACAGAAATTCCTTCTCTTTGGGAAGGGATTCTCTAA